A genomic window from Buteo buteo chromosome 13, bButBut1.hap1.1, whole genome shotgun sequence includes:
- the BNIP2 gene encoding BCL2/adenovirus E1B 19 kDa protein-interacting protein 2 isoform X3, with amino-acid sequence MEGVEFKEEWQDEDFPRPLPEDDPVESDILAAAGTESEAEVNGTKVRKKLTAPDISLTLDHSEESVLSDDLDESGEIDLDDLDTPSENSNEFEWEDDLPKPKTTDVIRKGSLTEYTAAEEKDDGRRWRMFRIGEQDHRVDMKAIEPYKKVISHGGYYGDGLNAIVVFAVCFMPESSQPNYRYLMDNLFKYVIGTLELLVAENYMIVYLNGATTRRKMPSLGWLRKCYQQIDRRLRKNLKSLIIVHPSWFIRTLLAITKPFISSKFSQKIRYVFTLAELAELIPMEYVGIPECIKQVDQELNGKQEQKSEQ; translated from the exons ATGGAAGGTGTTGAGTTTAAGGAAGAATGGCAAGATGAAGATTTCccaag GCCCCTGCCAGAGGATGATCCTGTTGAGTCAGATATATTGGCTGCAGCTGGAACAGAAAGTGAAGCTG aggtTAATGGAACCAAAGTGAGGAAGAAACTAACAGCTCCAGATATTAGCTTAACTTTGGATCACAGTGAAGAATCTGTTTTGTCTGATGACTTGGATGAGAGTGGAGAGATTGATTTGGATGACTTGGATACTCCTTCAGAAAATAGCAATGAGTTTGAATGGGAAG ATGatcttccaaaaccaaaaactacTGATGTAATTAGGAAAGGATCACTTACTGAATACactgcagcagaggagaaagatgaTGGTCGACGCTGGCGAATGTTTAGGATTGGAGAACAGGACCATAGGGTGGACATGAAGGCAATTGAACCATATAAAAAAGTTATCAGTCATGGTG gTTATTATGGTGATGGATTAAATGCCATTGTTgtgtttgctgtttgctttatgCCTGAAAGCAGTCAGCCTAACTACAGATATCTAATGGACAATCTATTTAA GTATGTAATTGGCACTTTAGAGCTGTTAGTAGCAGAGAACTATATGATAGTTTACCTGAATGGTGCAacaacaaggagaaaaatgccAAGTTTAGGCTGGCTTAGGAAATGTTACCAGCAAATTGATAGAAG GTTaaggaaaaatctgaaatcatTAATCATAGTTCATCCTTCTTGGTTCATCAGAACACTTCTGGCCATCACAAAACCTTTTATTAG CTCAAAATTCAGCCAAAAAATTAGGTATGTCTTTACCCTGGCAGAACTAGCTGAACTCATCCCCATGGAATACGTTGGCATCCCAGAATGCATAAAACA AGTTGACCAAGAGCTGAATGgaaaacaagagcagaaaagtGAACAGTAA
- the BNIP2 gene encoding BCL2/adenovirus E1B 19 kDa protein-interacting protein 2 isoform X2, with product MEGVEFKEEWQDEDFPRPLPEDDPVESDILAAAGTESEAEVNGTKVRKKLTAPDISLTLDHSEESVLSDDLDESGEIDLDDLDTPSENSNEFEWEDDLPKPKTTDVIRKGSLTEYTAAEEKDDGRRWRMFRIGEQDHRVDMKAIEPYKKVISHGGYYGDGLNAIVVFAVCFMPESSQPNYRYLMDNLFKYVIGTLELLVAENYMIVYLNGATTRRKMPSLGWLRKCYQQIDRRLRKNLKSLIIVHPSWFIRTLLAITKPFISSKFSQKIRYVFTLAELAELIPMEYVGIPECIKQYEEEKFRKKQKRVDQELNGKQEQKSEQ from the exons ATGGAAGGTGTTGAGTTTAAGGAAGAATGGCAAGATGAAGATTTCccaag GCCCCTGCCAGAGGATGATCCTGTTGAGTCAGATATATTGGCTGCAGCTGGAACAGAAAGTGAAGCTG aggtTAATGGAACCAAAGTGAGGAAGAAACTAACAGCTCCAGATATTAGCTTAACTTTGGATCACAGTGAAGAATCTGTTTTGTCTGATGACTTGGATGAGAGTGGAGAGATTGATTTGGATGACTTGGATACTCCTTCAGAAAATAGCAATGAGTTTGAATGGGAAG ATGatcttccaaaaccaaaaactacTGATGTAATTAGGAAAGGATCACTTACTGAATACactgcagcagaggagaaagatgaTGGTCGACGCTGGCGAATGTTTAGGATTGGAGAACAGGACCATAGGGTGGACATGAAGGCAATTGAACCATATAAAAAAGTTATCAGTCATGGTG gTTATTATGGTGATGGATTAAATGCCATTGTTgtgtttgctgtttgctttatgCCTGAAAGCAGTCAGCCTAACTACAGATATCTAATGGACAATCTATTTAA GTATGTAATTGGCACTTTAGAGCTGTTAGTAGCAGAGAACTATATGATAGTTTACCTGAATGGTGCAacaacaaggagaaaaatgccAAGTTTAGGCTGGCTTAGGAAATGTTACCAGCAAATTGATAGAAG GTTaaggaaaaatctgaaatcatTAATCATAGTTCATCCTTCTTGGTTCATCAGAACACTTCTGGCCATCACAAAACCTTTTATTAG CTCAAAATTCAGCCAAAAAATTAGGTATGTCTTTACCCTGGCAGAACTAGCTGAACTCATCCCCATGGAATACGTTGGCATCCCAGAATGCATAAAACA gtatgaagaagaaaagtttagaaagaaacagaaaag AGTTGACCAAGAGCTGAATGgaaaacaagagcagaaaagtGAACAGTAA
- the GCNT3 gene encoding beta-1,3-galactosyl-O-glycosyl-glycoprotein beta-1,6-N-acetylglucosaminyltransferase 3, whose amino-acid sequence MRLCDRTPLQARRRCAVLLSSLLLAAAVALRSATRPCPAAHPDAAAHPRCRERLYQALELSPGRRINCSGIVRGDEKAIREAQLSNLEVANRRASLTPGEYLNMTKDCSNFKETRRFIEFPLSQEEAEFPIAYSMVIHNKIEMFERLLRSLYAPQNVYCVHIDSKSPSAFQEAVQAIAACFPNVFVASRLEDVVYASWSRLQADLNCMQDLLRSPMPWRYVLNTCGTDFPIKTNVEIVRALKVLQGRNSMESEKASGPKRDRWRYHHEVGKFIFRTATEKPPPPHNYPMFTGNAYIVVTRAFVQYIFENPTAQQFLEWAKDTYSPDEHVWATLNRMPGVPGATPQNDKFQLSDMNALPRLVKWQYLEGDTSKGAPYPPCAGQHQRAVCIYGAGDVPWLLQQHHLLANKFDPLVDNAAIQCLEEHLRHKALYGRGL is encoded by the coding sequence atGCGGCTGTGCGACAGGACCCCCCTGCAGGCGCGGCGGCGCTGCGCGGTgctgctcagctccctgctgctggccgCCGCCGTGGCGCTGCGCAGCGCCACCcggccctgccccgccgcccaCCCGGACGCCGCCGCCCACCCCCGCTGCCGCGAGCGCCTCTACCAGGCGCTGGAGCTCTCCCCCGGCAGGAGGATCAACTGCTCGGGGATCGTCCGCGGCGATGAGAAAGCCATCCGGGAGGCCCAGCTCAGCAACCTGGAGGTTGCGAACAGAAGGGCTTCCCTGACGCCCGGCGAGTACCTGAACATGACTAAGGACTGCAGCAACTTCAAGGAGACCCGGCGATTCATCGAGTTCCCGCTGAGCCAGGAGGAGGCGGAGTTCCCCATCGCCTACTCCATGGTCATCCACAACAAAATCGAGATGTTTGAGCGGCTCCTGCGCTCCCTCTACGCCCCCCAGAATGTCTACTGCGTCCACATTGACAGCAAGTCCCCGTCTGCCTTCCAAGAGGCCGTGCAGGCCATAGCAGCCTGCTTCCCCAACGTCTTTGTGGCGAGCCGCTTGGAAGACGTGGTGTATGCCTCCTGGTCCCGGCTGCAGGCTGACCTCAACTGCATGCAGGACCTGCTGCGGAGCCCCATGCCGTGGCGCTACGTTCTCAACACCTGCGGCACCGATTTCCCCATCAAGACCAACGTCGAGATCGTCCGTGCCCTGAAGGTGCTGCAGGGGCGGAACAGCATGGAGTCAGAGAAGGCCTCGGGCCCCAAGCGGGATCGCTGGCGGTACCACCACGAAGTGGGGAAATTCATCTTCCGGACAGCCACAGAGAAACCGCCGCCACCCCACAACTATCCCATGTTCACGGGCAACGCGTACATTGTGGTCACGCGGGCCTTCGTGCAGTACATCTTTGAGAACCCCACGGCGCAGCAGTTCCTCGAGTGGGCCAAGGACACCTACAGCCCCGACGAACACGTCTGGGCCACCCTCAACCGCATGCCCGGCGTGCCGGGCGCCACGCCCCAGAATGACAAGTTCCAGCTCTCGGACATGAACGCCCTGCCCCGCCTGGTCAAGTGGCAGTACCTGGAGGGCGACACCAGCAAGGGCGCGCCCTACCCGCCCTGCGCCGGCCAGCACCAGCGCGCCGTCTGCATCTACGGGGCGGGCGACGTGCCCTGGTtgctccagcagcaccaccTCTTGGCCAACAAGTTCGACCCCCTCGTGGACAACGCCGCCATCCAGTGTCTCGAGGAGCACCTGCGCCACAAGGCCCTCTACGGCCGGGGGCTCTGA
- the BNIP2 gene encoding BCL2/adenovirus E1B 19 kDa protein-interacting protein 2 isoform X1 — protein MEGVEFKEEWQDEDFPRPLPEDDPVESDILAAAGTESEAEVNGTKVRKKLTAPDISLTLDHSEESVLSDDLDESGEIDLDDLDTPSENSNEFEWEDDLPKPKTTDVIRKGSLTEYTAAEEKDDGRRWRMFRIGEQDHRVDMKAIEPYKKVISHGGYYGDGLNAIVVFAVCFMPESSQPNYRYLMDNLFKYVIGTLELLVAENYMIVYLNGATTRRKMPSLGWLRKCYQQIDRRLRKNLKSLIIVHPSWFIRTLLAITKPFISSKFSQKIRYVFTLAELAELIPMEYVGIPECIKQYEEEKFRKKQKSRVDQELNGKQEQKSEQ, from the exons ATGGAAGGTGTTGAGTTTAAGGAAGAATGGCAAGATGAAGATTTCccaag GCCCCTGCCAGAGGATGATCCTGTTGAGTCAGATATATTGGCTGCAGCTGGAACAGAAAGTGAAGCTG aggtTAATGGAACCAAAGTGAGGAAGAAACTAACAGCTCCAGATATTAGCTTAACTTTGGATCACAGTGAAGAATCTGTTTTGTCTGATGACTTGGATGAGAGTGGAGAGATTGATTTGGATGACTTGGATACTCCTTCAGAAAATAGCAATGAGTTTGAATGGGAAG ATGatcttccaaaaccaaaaactacTGATGTAATTAGGAAAGGATCACTTACTGAATACactgcagcagaggagaaagatgaTGGTCGACGCTGGCGAATGTTTAGGATTGGAGAACAGGACCATAGGGTGGACATGAAGGCAATTGAACCATATAAAAAAGTTATCAGTCATGGTG gTTATTATGGTGATGGATTAAATGCCATTGTTgtgtttgctgtttgctttatgCCTGAAAGCAGTCAGCCTAACTACAGATATCTAATGGACAATCTATTTAA GTATGTAATTGGCACTTTAGAGCTGTTAGTAGCAGAGAACTATATGATAGTTTACCTGAATGGTGCAacaacaaggagaaaaatgccAAGTTTAGGCTGGCTTAGGAAATGTTACCAGCAAATTGATAGAAG GTTaaggaaaaatctgaaatcatTAATCATAGTTCATCCTTCTTGGTTCATCAGAACACTTCTGGCCATCACAAAACCTTTTATTAG CTCAAAATTCAGCCAAAAAATTAGGTATGTCTTTACCCTGGCAGAACTAGCTGAACTCATCCCCATGGAATACGTTGGCATCCCAGAATGCATAAAACA gtatgaagaagaaaagtttagaaagaaacagaaaag CAGAGTTGACCAAGAGCTGAATGgaaaacaagagcagaaaagtGAACAGTAA
- the GTF2A2 gene encoding transcription initiation factor IIA subunit 2, with the protein MAYQLYRNTTLGNSLQESLDELIQSQQITPQLALQVLLQFDKAINSALAQRVRNRVNFRGSLNTYRFCDNVWTFVLNDVEFREVTELVKVDKVKIVACDGKNTGSNTAE; encoded by the exons ATGGCGTATCAGCTGTATAGAAACACCACGCTGGGGAACAGTCTTCAGGAGAGCCTGGATGAGCTCATACAG tcaCAGCAAATCACGCCTCAGCTGGCCCTCCAGGTGCTACTTCAGTTTGATAAAGCTATAAATTCAGCACTGGCACAACGAGTCAGGAACAGAGTCAATTTCAGG GGGTCTCTGAATACGTACAGGTTCTGTGACAACGTATGGACATTTGTACTCAATGATGTTGAATTTAGGGAGGTCACTGAACTTGTGAAAGTGGATAAAGTGAAAATTGTAGCATGTGATGGAAAAA atACTGGTTCCAATACTGCAGAATGA